The following proteins are encoded in a genomic region of Streptococcus constellatus subsp. constellatus:
- a CDS encoding HAD family hydrolase codes for MDYQDYIWDLGGTLLDNYETSTAAFVETLASFGIQANHDEVYKALKISTPYAVAQFVPDIPPFLQTYKANEAIELAHPVLFEGASELLKKILAQGGRNFLISHRNDQVLEILEKTGILAYFTEVVTSSRGFKRKPNPESMLYLKDKYQIENGLVIGDRPIDIEAGQTAGFATYLFDNMENLEQFIKI; via the coding sequence ATGGATTATCAAGATTATATTTGGGATTTAGGGGGAACTCTCCTCGATAATTACGAGACTTCAACGGCTGCTTTTGTAGAAACATTAGCTAGTTTTGGTATTCAAGCTAACCATGATGAGGTTTACAAGGCATTGAAGATTTCCACTCCCTATGCAGTTGCTCAGTTTGTGCCTGATATTCCTCCATTCTTACAAACTTATAAAGCGAACGAAGCGATAGAATTAGCTCATCCTGTTTTATTTGAAGGGGCTTCGGAGTTGCTTAAGAAAATTCTTGCGCAAGGAGGGCGTAATTTTCTGATTTCTCATCGGAATGACCAAGTTTTAGAGATTCTTGAAAAAACAGGGATTTTGGCATATTTTACGGAAGTTGTGACTTCTAGTAGAGGCTTTAAAAGGAAGCCAAATCCTGAGTCGATGCTTTACTTAAAAGACAAGTATCAGATTGAGAATGGTTTAGTCATTGGAGATCGTCCGATTGATATAGAAGCTGGTCAAACAGCTGGTTTTGCGACTTATCTCTTTGATAATATGGAAAATCTCGAGCAATTTATAAAAATATAG
- the gyrB gene encoding DNA topoisomerase (ATP-hydrolyzing) subunit B — protein sequence MSEETKEMQAQDYDASQIQVLEGLEAVRMRPGMYIGSTSKEGLHHLVWEIVDNSIDEALAGFATHIQVFIEKDNSITVVDDGRGIPVDIQEKTGRPAVETVFTILHAGGKFGGGGYKVSGGLHGVGSSVVNALSAQLDVRVYKNGQIHFQEYRRGQVVADLKIIGETDRTGTTVHFTPDPEIFTETVEFDFEKLNKRVQELAFLNRGLRISITDKREGLEQTKDYHYEGGIASYVQYINENKDVIFENPIYTDGEMDDITVEVAIQYTTGYHETVMSFANNIHTHEGGTHEQGFRTALTRVINDYAKKNKLLKENEDNLTGEDVREGLTAVISVKHPNPQFEGQTKTKLGNSEVVKITNRLFSEAFSDFLLENPAVAKKIIEKGILASKARIAAKRAREVTRKKSGLEISNLPGKLADCSSNDPHETELFIVEGDSAGGSAKSGRNREFQAILPIRGKILNVEKASMDKILANEEIRSLFTAMGTGFGADFDVNKARYQKLVIMTDADVDGAHIRTLLLTLIYRYMKPVLEAGYVYIAQPPIYGVKVGSEVKEYIQPGANQEEELQLALERYSEGRSKPSIQRYKGLGEMDDHQLWETTMNPEHRLMARVSVDDAAEADKIFDMLMGDRVEPRREFIEENAVYSTLDV from the coding sequence ATGTCAGAAGAAACTAAAGAAATGCAAGCACAGGATTATGATGCTAGTCAAATTCAGGTTCTCGAAGGGTTAGAAGCTGTTCGTATGCGCCCAGGAATGTACATTGGCTCAACTTCAAAGGAAGGACTTCACCACCTTGTTTGGGAAATTGTGGATAACTCAATTGATGAGGCACTAGCAGGTTTTGCAACTCATATTCAAGTATTTATAGAAAAAGATAATTCGATTACAGTTGTCGACGACGGTCGTGGGATTCCTGTGGATATTCAAGAGAAAACAGGTCGTCCTGCGGTAGAAACAGTCTTTACAATTCTCCACGCTGGAGGAAAATTCGGCGGTGGCGGTTATAAGGTTTCCGGTGGCCTTCATGGGGTGGGTTCTTCCGTTGTCAATGCCCTCTCAGCTCAGTTAGATGTTCGGGTTTACAAAAATGGTCAGATTCATTTTCAAGAATATCGTCGCGGTCAGGTCGTAGCGGATTTGAAAATTATTGGAGAAACAGATCGAACAGGGACAACTGTTCACTTTACTCCAGACCCAGAAATATTCACAGAAACTGTTGAATTTGATTTTGAAAAATTGAATAAACGGGTACAGGAACTAGCGTTCTTGAATCGCGGATTGCGGATTTCTATCACAGATAAACGCGAAGGATTGGAACAAACAAAAGATTACCATTATGAAGGTGGAATTGCTAGCTATGTCCAATACATCAATGAAAACAAAGACGTTATCTTTGAGAATCCTATATATACAGACGGAGAAATGGATGATATTACTGTTGAAGTAGCTATACAATACACAACAGGTTATCACGAAACAGTCATGAGTTTTGCAAACAATATCCACACTCACGAAGGTGGAACTCATGAACAAGGATTCCGTACAGCACTCACGCGTGTCATCAATGACTATGCGAAGAAAAATAAACTTTTAAAAGAAAATGAAGATAATCTAACTGGTGAAGATGTTCGTGAAGGTTTGACAGCTGTCATCTCTGTCAAACATCCTAATCCTCAGTTTGAAGGACAAACAAAGACAAAGTTGGGCAATAGTGAAGTTGTTAAAATTACCAATCGTCTCTTTAGTGAAGCCTTTTCAGATTTTCTTTTGGAAAATCCTGCAGTTGCTAAGAAAATTATTGAGAAGGGAATTTTGGCATCTAAAGCTAGGATTGCAGCTAAGCGGGCACGTGAAGTGACCCGCAAGAAATCAGGACTAGAAATCTCCAACTTACCTGGTAAATTAGCAGACTGCTCTTCCAATGATCCGCACGAAACAGAATTGTTTATCGTGGAAGGAGACTCAGCAGGTGGTTCAGCCAAGTCTGGTAGGAATCGGGAATTTCAAGCTATTTTACCAATTCGTGGTAAGATTTTAAATGTTGAAAAAGCCAGTATGGATAAAATCTTGGCAAATGAAGAAATTCGTAGCCTCTTTACTGCAATGGGAACAGGCTTTGGCGCAGACTTTGATGTGAATAAGGCTCGCTATCAAAAGCTAGTCATTATGACTGATGCTGATGTTGATGGTGCCCATATCCGAACTCTTCTGTTGACATTGATTTATCGTTATATGAAACCTGTTTTGGAAGCAGGATATGTTTATATTGCACAACCGCCTATTTATGGTGTTAAAGTTGGCAGTGAAGTGAAAGAATATATCCAACCTGGAGCCAATCAAGAAGAAGAGCTGCAGTTGGCATTGGAACGTTATTCTGAAGGTCGCTCCAAACCAAGCATCCAGCGTTATAAAGGGTTAGGTGAAATGGATGATCACCAACTTTGGGAAACAACAATGAACCCAGAACATCGCTTAATGGCGCGTGTTTCAGTAGATGATGCAGCAGAAGCAGATAAGATTTTTGACATGCTGATGGGTGATCGTGTAGAACCTCGCCGTGAATTTATCGAAGAAAATGCCGTTTATAGTACATTGGACGTTTAA
- the ezrA gene encoding septation ring formation regulator EzrA — translation MSNGLIVLIIVIAVLLIVAYIAAVLLRKRNDALLAKLEEHKEELYNLPVNDEVEAVKNMHLIGQSQVAFREWNQKWVDLSLNSFADIENNLFETEGYNNSFRFLKAKHGIDKIESQIDLIEEDITAIRNALAELEKQESKNSGRVLHALDLYEKLQVSVANDTESYGSALPEIEKQLEKIQSEFSQFVTLNSSGDPVEAAEILDKTEDHILALTHIVEKIPTLVSELVEKLPEQLEDLESGYRKLLESGYHFIETDIESRFQQLHTSLKRNSENVASLELDNAQYENTQIQEEVDALYDMFNREIKSHKVVVKLVNSLPGYLGHTKENNQNLLTEIARLSKLYLLTESDTNHVRRLQSELSSLDDVVLEAIEDSSERKQAYSVLQENLETIQKRVKEIEDEQLVLSEKLAKIEKDDDNARQKVNIYINKLHTIKRYMEKRNLPGIPRSFLTIFFTASDNTESLVAELEQYRVNIESVNRMLEILTNDMNELENETYRIVENATLTEQLLQYSNRYRSFDEGVQTAFDRALEIFENDFDYQASFEEISQALDVVEPGVTNRFVTSYEKTRENIRF, via the coding sequence ATGTCTAACGGACTAATCGTACTAATTATAGTGATAGCAGTTCTCTTAATTGTTGCTTATATAGCTGCTGTCTTATTGAGAAAAAGAAATGATGCTTTACTTGCTAAGTTAGAAGAGCACAAAGAAGAACTTTATAATCTTCCTGTAAACGATGAAGTAGAAGCAGTTAAAAATATGCACTTAATCGGACAAAGTCAAGTGGCCTTTCGTGAATGGAATCAAAAATGGGTTGATCTTTCTTTGAATTCTTTTGCCGATATTGAAAACAATCTTTTTGAGACAGAAGGTTACAATAATTCGTTTCGATTTTTAAAGGCAAAACACGGTATTGATAAAATCGAAAGTCAGATTGACCTAATTGAAGAGGATATCACTGCTATTCGTAACGCACTTGCTGAGCTAGAAAAGCAAGAGTCAAAAAACAGTGGTCGTGTCCTGCATGCCTTGGATTTGTATGAAAAGTTACAGGTATCTGTTGCGAATGATACAGAAAGTTATGGTTCGGCACTTCCTGAGATTGAAAAGCAATTAGAAAAAATTCAATCTGAATTCTCTCAATTTGTAACCTTAAATTCATCAGGAGACCCTGTTGAAGCAGCAGAAATTTTGGATAAAACAGAAGATCACATCCTTGCTTTGACGCATATCGTTGAAAAAATTCCAACTCTTGTATCAGAATTAGTGGAAAAATTGCCAGAGCAGTTAGAAGATTTGGAATCTGGTTATCGCAAACTGTTGGAGTCAGGATATCATTTTATTGAAACGGATATTGAATCTCGTTTCCAACAGTTACACACTAGTTTGAAACGGAATAGCGAAAACGTTGCCAGTTTGGAATTGGATAATGCGCAGTATGAAAATACGCAAATTCAAGAAGAAGTGGATGCTTTGTATGACATGTTCAACCGAGAAATCAAGTCACATAAAGTAGTTGTCAAGTTAGTCAATAGTTTACCAGGTTATTTGGGTCATACAAAAGAAAACAATCAAAATCTGTTGACAGAGATTGCCCGCCTTTCAAAATTATATCTATTGACAGAAAGTGATACGAATCATGTTCGTCGCCTTCAAAGTGAACTTTCGAGTTTAGATGATGTTGTTTTAGAAGCTATTGAAGATTCTTCAGAAAGAAAACAAGCTTATTCTGTTCTTCAAGAAAATCTTGAAACAATTCAAAAACGCGTGAAAGAAATTGAAGATGAGCAGTTAGTACTGAGTGAAAAATTGGCCAAAATTGAAAAAGATGATGACAATGCTCGACAAAAAGTCAATATTTATATCAACAAACTGCATACAATTAAACGTTATATGGAAAAACGCAATCTGCCAGGTATTCCACGAAGTTTCTTGACCATTTTCTTTACTGCAAGTGATAACACGGAAAGCTTAGTGGCAGAATTGGAGCAGTATCGTGTCAATATTGAATCGGTGAATCGTATGCTGGAAATTTTGACAAATGATATGAATGAGCTTGAAAATGAAACCTATCGAATTGTTGAAAATGCAACGTTGACAGAACAATTATTACAGTATTCGAATCGCTATCGTTCATTTGATGAAGGTGTACAAACTGCTTTCGACCGTGCATTAGAAATTTTTGAGAATGACTTTGATTATCAAGCTTCATTTGAAGAAATCTCACAAGCATTGGATGTAGTAGAGCCCGGTGTAACCAATCGTTTTGTTACATCGTATGAAAAAACACGAGAAAATATCCGATTTTAA
- a CDS encoding C39 family peptidase: MVNGGVDLLTPSEYPPLEIGSGTNTLKAKPQQVILNIPFQTQINDYYCGPASASMIVRSLGYNKSQHQMAALLGTTTNGTNAGNGVANALNAVVAGSRYRFNWEWHTYTQISKMKNHITEALSWGNPVIVNTMESPGDVYLQGHNIGTALYHFGVIGDYFDNGNSVTYVDPGYGRYGGFVMNQRVTIRNMSYATGGRGYAW; the protein is encoded by the coding sequence GTGGTTAATGGAGGTGTTGATTTGTTAACACCTTCAGAATACCCTCCTCTTGAGATAGGCTCAGGAACAAATACGTTGAAAGCAAAGCCACAACAAGTTATTTTAAATATACCATTCCAAACACAGATTAATGATTATTACTGTGGACCAGCATCGGCTTCTATGATTGTTAGGTCATTAGGATATAATAAAAGCCAACATCAAATGGCTGCACTATTGGGGACTACTACCAATGGTACTAATGCTGGTAATGGAGTAGCCAATGCATTGAATGCTGTTGTTGCTGGTTCAAGATATAGATTTAATTGGGAGTGGCATACCTATACACAAATTAGTAAAATGAAAAATCATATTACAGAAGCATTGAGTTGGGGAAATCCAGTTATAGTAAATACGATGGAAAGTCCTGGGGATGTGTATCTTCAAGGTCATAATATCGGAACAGCTTTGTATCATTTTGGTGTTATAGGAGACTATTTTGATAACGGGAACTCGGTTACATATGTTGACCCAGGATATGGAAGATATGGTGGTTTTGTTATGAACCAACGAGTTACGATTCGAAATATGAGCTATGCAACTGGTGGCCGTGGTTATGCATGGTAA
- a CDS encoding C39 family peptidase, which produces MKKNIGMLVGLLLIMVLVACVSSQNSSLSSKNNSTSSSKVSEQSKPKNKTDATKKSTVDSSKKSESSEKEQSSVASSQSSSDPQTSPTQGGESGEVKPSERVEENPPMDPSVAAGLLIEKGMQGSQVQAVGGQRVRLNVPLIIQRYWNYCAPATVSMMLASRGINVDQAQLASEMGTDESFGTHNSNAIRVLNRYMFGYDAPYGNQAGYRLATVTNPSSGSEDMKLFKKRLVQNINDGYPMYYTFDNSKMYPGRSGEHNVIGVGYVLTADGTDVAYVYYLDPSYMVQDPIYGGLKIVSPEELLNAMVTCMEPNYGW; this is translated from the coding sequence ATGAAAAAGAATATTGGAATGCTAGTAGGTTTGCTGTTAATAATGGTACTAGTTGCTTGTGTTAGTAGTCAAAATTCCTCACTTTCCTCCAAAAACAATAGCACGTCTTCCTCGAAAGTTTCTGAGCAATCTAAGCCTAAAAATAAGACAGATGCTACGAAGAAATCAACTGTAGATTCTAGTAAAAAATCAGAAAGTTCTGAGAAAGAACAGAGTTCGGTAGCGTCCTCACAGTCTAGCAGTGACCCGCAAACAAGTCCAACACAAGGCGGGGAGTCAGGAGAAGTCAAACCAAGTGAGAGGGTGGAGGAAAATCCTCCGATGGACCCTAGTGTTGCAGCGGGGCTGTTGATTGAAAAAGGTATGCAAGGCAGTCAGGTTCAGGCTGTGGGAGGGCAGAGAGTGCGGTTAAATGTACCTCTCATTATCCAGCGTTATTGGAATTACTGCGCTCCGGCAACAGTTTCCATGATGTTAGCTAGTAGAGGGATCAATGTTGATCAGGCTCAATTAGCTAGTGAAATGGGCACAGATGAATCTTTCGGGACACATAACAGCAATGCGATAAGAGTTTTGAATAGATATATGTTTGGCTATGATGCTCCTTATGGCAATCAGGCGGGATATAGATTGGCCACAGTGACAAATCCAAGTTCTGGTTCTGAAGATATGAAATTATTCAAAAAACGCTTGGTTCAAAATATCAATGACGGCTATCCAATGTATTACACTTTTGATAATTCAAAAATGTATCCAGGCAGAAGCGGTGAGCACAATGTTATTGGAGTAGGTTATGTGTTAACAGCAGATGGAACAGATGTGGCTTATGTATATTATTTAGATCCATCTTATATGGTTCAAGATCCTATTTATGGCGGCTTGAAGATAGTGAGTCCTGAAGAATTGCTAAATGCCATGGTTACTTGTATGGAGCCTAATTATGGATGGTAA
- a CDS encoding lactonase family protein, which translates to MTQTVYFGTYTRRSSEGIYKADLDTSTGDLTNLTLVAKEPNPTYLAFDKQHHLYSVGAEYGEGGIAAYNKTFQLLNHVVAEGAPLCYVSVDETRSLVYGANYHKGQVLVYRRQENGSLKLVDSDVHIGYGPHENQAAAHVHFADLTPDNYLVTCDLGTDEVITYDISDYGRLIRLDTYHATPGAGPRHIVFHPHYKIAYLICELNSTIEVLIYDGDGQFERLQTISTLPEDFSEFNGTAAIRLSTDGRFLYGSNRGHNSIVVYKVVGDGTLELVEIVPTNGKNPRDFNITPDQQYIIAVHQDSDNATVLKRDPETGKLTEISHDFFVPEGVCVAFTH; encoded by the coding sequence ATGACTCAAACAGTTTATTTTGGAACTTATACACGTCGTAGCTCTGAAGGAATTTACAAGGCTGATCTTGATACTAGTACAGGTGACCTAACAAATTTAACACTTGTTGCCAAAGAACCGAATCCTACGTATTTAGCTTTTGACAAGCAGCATCACCTGTACTCTGTCGGAGCTGAATATGGGGAAGGAGGTATTGCAGCTTACAATAAAACATTCCAATTACTCAACCATGTTGTAGCTGAGGGAGCTCCTCTCTGCTATGTGAGTGTCGATGAAACGAGAAGTCTTGTCTACGGAGCAAACTATCATAAGGGGCAAGTCTTAGTTTATAGACGACAAGAAAATGGCAGCTTAAAATTAGTTGACTCTGATGTTCACATTGGGTATGGTCCGCATGAAAACCAAGCTGCTGCTCATGTGCATTTTGCAGATTTGACACCAGATAACTATCTGGTTACGTGTGATTTGGGGACTGATGAAGTTATTACATATGATATTAGTGATTATGGTCGGTTGATCCGATTAGATACCTATCATGCAACACCTGGTGCTGGTCCACGTCATATCGTGTTTCATCCTCATTACAAAATCGCTTATCTTATTTGTGAATTAAATTCTACTATTGAAGTTTTAATTTATGATGGCGACGGTCAATTTGAACGCCTACAAACTATTTCAACCTTACCAGAAGACTTTTCAGAATTTAATGGAACAGCTGCTATTCGTTTATCTACAGATGGTCGGTTCCTTTACGGTTCTAATCGTGGACATAATTCAATTGTTGTTTACAAAGTGGTAGGAGACGGAACTCTTGAACTTGTAGAAATTGTTCCAACTAACGGAAAAAATCCACGAGATTTTAATATTACACCAGATCAACAGTATATTATTGCAGTTCATCAGGACTCAGACAATGCCACTGTCCTCAAACGCGACCCAGAAACAGGAAAACTAACAGAAATCTCACATGATTTCTTTGTTCCAGAAGGTGTTTGTGTTGCTTTTACTCATTAA
- a CDS encoding response regulator transcription factor yields the protein MHKILVVEDDTTINQVICEFLKENHYEVTPVFDGAEALRIFEEKSFDLIVLDVMLPSMSGLDVLKEVRKTSQVPVMMLTALDDEYTQLVSFNHLISDYVTKPFSPLILMKRIENIFRSTVTESEILVGDLRVSIDDCTVYWQEEKMSPTKKEYEIIQALAKRKNHLVTRDQLMNTIWGYSELDSRVLDNHVKNIRKKIPGIPLKTITGMGYQLGGEEE from the coding sequence ATGCATAAGATTTTAGTAGTAGAAGATGACACTACCATCAATCAAGTGATTTGTGAGTTTTTAAAAGAAAACCATTATGAAGTGACTCCCGTTTTTGACGGTGCAGAAGCTTTGCGTATATTTGAAGAAAAATCATTTGACTTAATCGTTTTGGATGTCATGTTACCTTCCATGAGTGGTTTGGATGTACTAAAGGAAGTCCGCAAAACTTCGCAGGTTCCAGTTATGATGTTAACTGCACTAGATGATGAATATACTCAACTAGTTAGCTTTAACCATTTGATTAGCGACTATGTTACTAAGCCATTTTCACCACTTATTTTAATGAAACGGATTGAAAATATTTTCCGTAGTACAGTAACAGAATCTGAAATTCTTGTTGGGGACTTGCGTGTTTCAATCGATGATTGTACAGTTTATTGGCAAGAAGAAAAAATGTCTCCAACCAAAAAAGAATATGAAATCATCCAAGCTCTGGCTAAAAGAAAAAATCATTTAGTGACACGAGATCAATTGATGAATACAATCTGGGGTTATAGCGAACTAGATAGTCGGGTTTTGGACAACCATGTGAAAAATATTCGGAAAAAAATTCCCGGAATTCCTCTTAAAACTATTACCGGTATGGGTTATCAACTTGGGGGCGAAGAAGAGTGA
- a CDS encoding HAMP domain-containing sensor histidine kinase, which produces MRIAKKHFLLTGTIIFIVVTTVLATLYFVMPVYYDQVKHREAKSEFSQIAQQVQGKPSDDMGKLLSDYNRKNTRVWFSILDAKGKLIYPRIDLANEKGEFQLTILPSDMSLNNQTKSMSKKIKTAEGTTLTLRGEYSLQPISDANYVLLSLYPYILFFSLALGGVAAFLYSRFATKRIKEISESTRKMATLSPDVICPVKGHDEISNLAQDINTLYQNLLMSIEALRLENEKVAESEREKAEFLRMTSHELKTPITSMMGIVDGMIYGVGDFKDKDKYLHKCREILEEQSKLVQSILAISKIEMRIEAEEEEFSLKQLLEENLNTYKMLADMKGYKFIVHLEELHVHGNKMYLLKAIKNLLDNAFHYALAGGEIFLTIQNGQLMIENDAEHVLDEQQIQQIFQPFYRPDYSRNRKDGGTGLGLFIVQQILEKHNLRYRFEAVDGKRMRFIIFFSDKED; this is translated from the coding sequence GTGAGAATTGCTAAAAAGCATTTCCTTTTGACAGGAACGATTATTTTTATTGTCGTGACAACGGTTCTGGCAACACTTTATTTTGTGATGCCTGTTTATTATGATCAAGTCAAACATCGAGAGGCTAAAAGTGAGTTTTCCCAAATTGCCCAGCAGGTTCAAGGAAAACCGTCAGATGACATGGGAAAGCTTTTAAGTGACTACAATCGAAAGAATACACGCGTCTGGTTTAGCATATTAGATGCAAAAGGAAAACTTATTTATCCTCGTATTGATTTAGCTAATGAAAAGGGGGAATTTCAATTAACAATTTTACCCTCTGACATGAGCTTGAATAATCAAACCAAAAGTATGAGTAAGAAGATAAAAACGGCAGAAGGTACCACATTGACTTTGCGTGGAGAATATTCCCTCCAACCAATATCGGATGCTAATTATGTGCTGTTAAGCCTCTATCCTTATATCTTATTCTTTTCTTTAGCACTAGGTGGTGTGGCAGCTTTTCTTTACAGTCGATTTGCAACCAAACGCATTAAAGAAATTTCAGAAAGTACGCGTAAGATGGCAACTCTTTCTCCAGATGTAATTTGTCCAGTCAAAGGTCATGATGAAATTTCTAATCTTGCTCAAGATATTAACACTCTTTATCAAAATCTGTTGATGAGTATTGAAGCTTTGCGATTGGAAAATGAAAAAGTGGCTGAAAGCGAGCGGGAGAAAGCAGAGTTCCTTCGTATGACCTCTCATGAGTTGAAGACACCAATCACTAGCATGATGGGAATTGTAGATGGTATGATCTATGGAGTTGGTGACTTCAAGGATAAAGATAAATATTTACATAAATGTCGTGAAATTTTAGAAGAGCAATCTAAACTTGTGCAATCCATTTTGGCGATTTCTAAGATTGAAATGCGTATAGAAGCGGAAGAAGAGGAGTTTTCACTTAAGCAGCTTTTAGAGGAAAATTTAAATACTTATAAAATGCTGGCTGATATGAAAGGTTACAAGTTTATCGTTCATTTAGAAGAACTTCATGTGCATGGTAACAAAATGTATTTATTAAAGGCGATTAAAAATTTATTGGACAATGCTTTTCATTATGCATTAGCTGGCGGGGAAATTTTTTTAACGATTCAAAATGGTCAGTTAATGATTGAAAATGATGCGGAACATGTGTTGGATGAACAGCAAATCCAGCAAATCTTTCAACCATTTTATCGTCCAGATTACAGTCGCAATCGTAAAGACGGTGGAACAGGTCTGGGACTCTTTATTGTTCAACAAATTTTGGAGAAACACAACTTGCGTTATCGCTTCGAGGCGGTTGATGGCAAACGAATGCGTTTTATAATTTTTTTCTCAGATAAAGAAGACTAA
- a CDS encoding AI-2E family transporter, with translation MEHKKKDFSLSWFFRWFLDNKAITVFLVTLLLGLNIFVLSKISFIFIPVLEFIGVIMLPVILAGLLYYLLNPIVDFMEKHKINRLVAITIVFILIALLLIWGLAVAIPSLQHQIVSFVRNLPANLQKSNKIIQDFLENRISDDVKPQLEEIANNFSDQVTTWASNFSSKAVNWVSTLISTASQVIVAIIIMPFILFYLLRDGKNLKSYLTKFIPTKFRDPVGQILTDVNTQLANYVRGQVTVAIIVAIMFIIFFKIIGLRYAVTLGVTAGILNLVPYLGSFLAMLPALVLGLIAGPLMLLKVIVVFIVEQTIEGRFVSPLILGSQLNIHPINVLFVLLTAGSMFGIWGVLLGIPIYASAKVVITAIFKWYKKVSGLYEEELVDETGERIEQQ, from the coding sequence ATGGAACATAAAAAGAAGGATTTCAGTCTATCGTGGTTTTTTCGATGGTTTTTAGATAATAAAGCAATCACTGTTTTTTTGGTGACATTATTGCTGGGATTGAATATTTTTGTATTAAGCAAAATTAGTTTCATTTTTATTCCTGTTCTAGAATTTATCGGGGTTATTATGCTGCCGGTTATTTTAGCGGGGCTTTTGTATTATCTATTGAACCCGATCGTGGATTTTATGGAGAAGCATAAAATAAATCGCTTGGTTGCGATTACGATTGTTTTTATTTTGATTGCTTTGCTTTTGATTTGGGGATTGGCTGTGGCAATTCCAAGTTTGCAACATCAGATTGTGAGCTTTGTAAGGAATTTACCAGCTAATTTGCAAAAGTCGAATAAAATCATTCAAGATTTTTTGGAAAATCGTATTTCTGATGATGTCAAGCCTCAATTGGAAGAAATTGCCAACAATTTTTCAGATCAAGTGACGACTTGGGCAAGTAATTTTTCATCGAAAGCAGTGAATTGGGTGAGCACATTGATTAGTACGGCTTCGCAAGTGATTGTAGCTATTATCATCATGCCTTTTATCCTTTTTTACCTTTTGCGAGATGGGAAAAATTTGAAATCTTATTTGACAAAATTCATACCAACAAAGTTTCGTGACCCTGTTGGTCAAATTTTGACAGACGTCAATACACAGCTTGCTAATTATGTTCGTGGTCAGGTGACTGTTGCTATCATTGTAGCGATTATGTTTATCATTTTCTTTAAGATAATAGGACTTCGTTATGCAGTTACGCTTGGAGTAACTGCAGGGATTTTAAATTTGGTTCCCTACTTAGGAAGTTTTCTCGCGATGTTACCGGCTCTTGTCTTAGGTTTGATTGCTGGACCGCTTATGTTATTGAAAGTTATTGTTGTCTTTATTGTAGAGCAAACGATTGAAGGGCGGTTTGTATCACCATTGATTCTCGGTAGCCAATTGAATATCCATCCGATTAATGTCCTTTTTGTCCTTTTGACAGCTGGTTCTATGTTTGGTATTTGGGGTGTTTTACTGGGAATTCCAATCTATGCTTCTGCAAAAGTTGTGATTACTGCTATTTTTAAATGGTATAAAAAAGTTAGCGGTTTGTACGAAGAAGAATTAGTAGATGAAACAGGAGAGAGAATTGAACAACAGTGA